From a region of the Gossypium raimondii isolate GPD5lz chromosome 10, ASM2569854v1, whole genome shotgun sequence genome:
- the LOC105778629 gene encoding uncharacterized protein LOC105778629, which produces MLYKKSVVHLILVLLLSFSLLLPPSSTTITHLTVIVKERSEVIHRNLGGGKPTPCPPHDPRCHGPSGRSPCRPHSHGCHPHVGLTPNHALGGGPGHASSGILP; this is translated from the exons ATGCTCTACAAGAAATCAGTGGTGCATCTGATACTAGTCCTACTGCTATCATTTTCTCTACTCTTGCCTCCATCTTCAACAACAATTACTCACTTAACTG TTATCGTTAAGGAAAGGAGTGAAGTGATACATAGAAATCTAGGTGGAGGAAAACCAACTCCATGTCCTCCACATGATCCTCGTTGTCATGGACCTAGTGGTCGTTCTCCATGTCGTCCACATAGCCATGGTTGTCATCCACATGTTGGTCTTACTCCTAATCATG CCCTGGGAGGAGGACCTGGTCATGCAAGCAGTGGTATTCTACCCTGA